CAAGGCAATGGCTTTCTGGTCACCACCAGCATCAGCAACTTCAAGACCTTTCTGAACCAGTTGCCCTGAGTCTGGTGCAAAGGTTCTGATGCAAAAAGGGCCGTGTGTCTGTCATGAAGTTACGCTTTTGACGGCAGAAACGGTTGATTCGTTCGCACAAGTCATTTAGTGTACCTGATACACAGCACTTAAAGTAAGCCCTACGGAGGTTTCATTCATGTCAAAGATTCAGGTTCCCACTGAAGGCACCAAAGTCACCCTGCAAGACGGCAAACTGCAGGTCCCCAACAACCCCATCATTCCTTTCATTGAAGGTGACGGCACCGGTCCTGACATCTGGCAGGCTTCTGTGCGCGTGCTGGACGCTGCTGTGGAAAAAGCCTACAACGGCGAGAAGAAAATCGTCTGGATGGAAGTCTACGCTGGTGACAAGGCCAACGAAGTCTACGGCGACAACAACCTCTGGCTCCCTGATGAAACAAACGAGGCTTTCCGTGAATTCCTGGTGGGCATCAAAGGCCCCCTGACCACCCCCGTGGGTGGCGGCATCCGTTCCATCAACGTGGCCCTGCGCCAGATTCTGGATCTGTACGCCTGCGTGCGCCCCGTGACCTACTTCGACGGCGTGCCCAGCCCCGTCAAGCAACCCGAACTGGTGGACATGGTGATCTTCCGTGAAAACACCGAAGACATCTACGCTGGCATCGAGTACAAAGCGGGCAGTGCTGAAGTCAAGAAACTGATCGACTTCCTGCAAACCGAATTCAAGGTCAACAAAATCCGCTTCCCCGAATCCAGCAGCCTGGGCATCAAGCCTGTCTCTGAAGAAGGCACCAAGCGTCTGGTGCGTGCTGCCATCCAGTACGCCATCGACAACAACCGCAAGAGCGTCACCCTGGTGCACAAGGGCAACATCATGAAGTTCACCGAGGGCGCTTTCCGCGACTGGGGTTACGAACTGGCCAAAGAAGAGTTCGGCGCTGTGGAAATTGACGGCGGTCCCTGGTGCAAACTCCCCAATGGCATCATCATCAAAGATGCCATTGCAGACGCCTTCCTGCAGCAAATCATCCTGCGTCCCGCCGAGTACGATGTGGTCGCCACCCTCAACCTCAACGGCGACTACCTGAGCGACGCCCTGGCTGCCCAGGTGGGCGGAATTGGCATTGCTCCCGGTGCCAACATCAACTACGTGACCGGACACGCCATCTTCGAGGCCACCCACGGCACCGCACCCAAATACGCTGGCCAGGACAAAGTGAACCCCTCCAGCGTGATCCTCTCGGGCGAAATGCTGCTGCGTCACCTTGGCTGGAACGAAGCTGCGGATCTGATCCTCAAGTCCATGAGCAAAACCATCTCCCAGAAAACCGTGACCTACGACTTTGCCCGCCTGATGGACGGAGCCACCGAGGTCAAGTGCTCTGAATTTGCAGACGCACTGATCGCCAACCTGTAAATCCTGCCCAAAAATCAACCCCGGATGAATTTCCGGGGTTTTTTCTGTTCTGGGGTTGATGTTGCGTGATCACTTCTTCTTGAGCAAATTGACGATCAGGTAGGCAATTCCGCCCACGATGCCTGCAATGATCAGGAACCGCAGGAGCCCCTTGAGGAGCGCCACCAGTCCGATGAAGATGCCTCCCAGCAGCTGGAACAGAAGGCCCAGCAACCACAAAACGATGATCGCAGCAATGACGATCCCGATGATTTTCACGATGTTTTCGGTCAGATTTCCTTGCATGGTCCAAACCTCACTGTTTCAGGGTACGAGGGAAACCCCTCAAGGGTTTCCAGCAGAAAGGGCACAGGCTTTCGAAGCTGTGCCCTTTCTGCTGTTTTTGTTTACTCCCACTCGATGGTGGCTGGGGGTTTGGAGGTGATGTCGTAGACCACGCGGTTGATCTCGTGCACGTGGTTAACGATGCGGTTGGAGATGGTGGCCAGGAATTCATAAGGCAGGAAAGCCCATTCGGCCGTCATGAAGTCTGCACTGGTCACGGCACGCAAAGCCACGGTATAAGAGTAGGTGCGCTCGTCGCCCATCACGCCCACAGACTGGATGGGGGTCAGGACGGCCAGGGCCTGCGCAGTCTGGTTGTACAGGTCATATTCCCTGAGGCCCGAGATGAAGATGTCATCCACACGCTGCAAGATGTTGATTTTCTCACGGGTGATGGCTCCGATGATGCGGATGGCGAGACCAGGACCGGGGAAAGGGTGACGCAGGCGGATGTGGTCGGGGAGGCCCAGCAGGCGGGCAATTTCACGCACTTCGTCTTTGAAGAGGGTGCGGAAAGGTTCCACCAGTTTGAAGGCGAGGTCTTCGGGCAGACCACCCACGTTGTGGTGGCTCTTGATGTTGGCTGCCCCTTCTCCACCTGCGGATTCGATCACGTCGGGGTAAAGGGTGCCCTGGGCC
This window of the Deinococcus roseus genome carries:
- the icd gene encoding NADP-dependent isocitrate dehydrogenase, with translation MSKIQVPTEGTKVTLQDGKLQVPNNPIIPFIEGDGTGPDIWQASVRVLDAAVEKAYNGEKKIVWMEVYAGDKANEVYGDNNLWLPDETNEAFREFLVGIKGPLTTPVGGGIRSINVALRQILDLYACVRPVTYFDGVPSPVKQPELVDMVIFRENTEDIYAGIEYKAGSAEVKKLIDFLQTEFKVNKIRFPESSSLGIKPVSEEGTKRLVRAAIQYAIDNNRKSVTLVHKGNIMKFTEGAFRDWGYELAKEEFGAVEIDGGPWCKLPNGIIIKDAIADAFLQQIILRPAEYDVVATLNLNGDYLSDALAAQVGGIGIAPGANINYVTGHAIFEATHGTAPKYAGQDKVNPSSVILSGEMLLRHLGWNEAADLILKSMSKTISQKTVTYDFARLMDGATEVKCSEFADALIANL